AGGGGTTGGCCTCCGGACTCTGCGCCGCCTGCTTGAGCGACCTCGACACGGAAGCGACGAACTGCTTCTGCTCGCGTCGCACGCGGAGGGCACGAACGGCTTCCCGGTTGGCGTCGGTGATCTCCCGCAGGTGCACACCCGGAGGGCTCATGGCACATCCTTCCCCGCATGCGACGTCCACGGCGGCGGGGCGCCGTACAGAGCCGCCGACCGTTCGGCAGGTCGCTACGCAGCGTATTCGGTGCTGCGGACCGGCGCGGGACCGGCACGCCGATCCGCCGCCGCTCGGAGACGGCTGCTGTGACTACTTGACGGGAGTGCGGGTCGCGAGTGCCGGGTCCGAGCGCGCCAACGCGCCCTGGTTGCAGCCAGGCCAATCGGACATCCGCCAGATGATCGGTTTCGTGGAAGCGGGAGGCGACCTGCCTCCCGCTTTCTGTTTCCGGCCTGGGATGCGAAGTCACAAGCGTCTGGCTGTAGTTGTATGAAAATATGATCGACATGCGGAACGGTCATACATCTCAGCCCATCGCTGGGATCGGCGCGGAGACAGGCGGTCACGGTACTAGGCGCTTCCCGAGGCAGGAAGACAGCGGCACGGACGGTTCACCTGGCCCCCACCACCGTCCGTCGCGGACCGCCTGCTTCGTGATAGTCCATGTCGGCCAATCGCCCGCAGCTCAGCGCAACCTGCAGTACGGGATCGAAACCCGCTCGTGGGGGTTCCCTCTGTGGAGGCCTGAGTACCGGCACGCGCGCCCACGCTTCGCCGTGCTGGCTACGGGGCGGGGCCACGCGTGCAGTTCGATATATGGAAAACCAAGAGGATCTCTCTGTTCCTGTTCGAAGTGCGTGAGCACTTCTACGCGGCAGGGGCTCCCCACTGGCCCGATGAAGAAGCCGAGAACGCCATCAAGTACCCCGTGCGCTTCGGCATTGAGCCGTTGGCTCTGCTCCGTGATGTCCGCCTTGATGAGGATGGTCCGCTTGGGATCGCTGCCAGTAACGCCATACGTGTTTCAGGGACTCAACGAGGCATGGGCAATCTCATCGACATGGATCCGCAGCCGTTGCTCGATGCGGCGGGGATCCCGGCCAGCTGGTCCGAACACCAGACGGTGGCCCTGAACCGTACGCCGGGCTTCACCGCGGAGCAGGTAAAGCCGCCCAAGCCGCCGAACCGACCCCCCACAGGAGCGGGCTTCGTCTCCGATCCCAAGAAGCGCAAGGCCATCGAACTCCACGCGGAGGACATGGCGGTCGCCCACTATGAGCGGGAGGGCTGGACAGTTGAACGCCTTGGCAAGCCGTACGACCTCCACTGCACTCGCGGCAGGGAAGAGCGCCGCGTTGAGGTGAAGGGGACAACCGGAGCGGCCACAAGCGTCGACCTGACGATCAACGAGGTCGAGCATGCTCGGGATCCGCAGAACACCGTGGACCTGTTTGTGGTCAGCGACATCAAGGTGGACGTGCGGACCGACAGCTACACGGCGAGTGGCGGCAGGGTGTTGCACCTCCATGACTGGGCGCCGGCAGAGGAGGACCTGAGGCCGCGGGCCTTCGAGTATCGACTACCGCTCGCCTGACCGCCCAGATAGACCTCTCACCCTCCGTATGGAATGGTTCGTGTCTCTTCTTCGCATGTCCGCACGTTCCTTGTCCGACCAGTGCAGTGACGGAGCGTTCTTCGAGCGACTGGCTCGGAAGTACCGCTCTGTCCTTTCCAGAGCCCCGTCGCCCAGTGAACGCCAATCGTGGGAGAACAGCCTCCCGGCCCTGGCAGAGGTTCTGCGTGACGCGGGGCTTGATGAAGTCGAGGTGCTGATCGAGTACCGGTTACCGCTTACCAGCCTGCGCGCAGACGTCATCCTTGCCGGCTCCCATCCTGCGACGGGCAGACCCTCCTACGTCATCGTGGAGCTCAAGCAGTGGAGCGAAGCGCGGCTCGTTCCAGGCACTGACGATCTATGTCTAGTGCCACGAATGGGGAATCGGCCGGTTCTGCATCCGGTAGCCCAGGTGCGTCGCTACTGCGACTACCTGCAGGACTTCACCAATGTGCTGAGCGACCAAGAGGATGCCGTCGCAGGGGTTGCCTACCTGCACTACGCAGTTGATCGCGATGTCAGCGAACTACTGAGACACGCCGACGCAAAGGCGCAACTCTTCACGGACACATCACGCGGTGAACTAATCAGATACCTGCAGGGCCGCCTTTCTGCCCTGGATGGTTCTCCCGAGGGGGATTCCCTTCTGGCCAGCCCCCAGGCTCCCGGCCGTCAACTCATGCGTGCTGCCGCGGCGGAGATAATCGACGGCGGAGCGTTCCTCCTGATGGATGAACAAGAGGTGGCAGCTCGTCTGGTGAAGCGGGCGGCAGGGCTGTCGCGACAGTCGGACCGAAAGGAAGTCATAGTGATATCCGGGGGTCCTGGTTCGGGTAAGAGCGTCATTGCGCTGCACCTCATGGGGCACCTTGGGAGGAATGGTAGAAGTGTTGTCCATGCAACCGGATCCAAGTCCTTCACCACCACTCTCCGGCACGTCGTCGGCGCTAGGAACGGTCGAATCCCGAAGCTCTTCCGTTACTTCTTCGACTTCACAAATGCTGAACGAAACGGGCTGGACGTCTTGATCTGTGACGAAGCCCATCGCATTCGTCAGCGGTCGTCTGGGCAAGGCGCTTACGCCGGGCAGCGGAGTGGTCGAAGTCAAGTGGAGGAGCTTATTGACGCAGCTAGAGTCCCCGTCTTCCTCCTCGACGAGCATCAGGTCGTGAGGCCGGGGGAAATGGGAAGTGTCAAGGCCATTGACGAGGCGGCTCGAGCGCGAGCGTGCATTGTCCGGCATGTGGATCTCAACAGCCAGTTCCGGTGCGGTGGAAGCCGTGCATACGAATACTGGGTCCTCCGTCTACTCGGCCTTGAGCCCGGCGGTCCCATTCAATGGAAGCTTGAGGAAAATTTCGAGTTGCTCGTCGCCGAATCACCGCAGAGAATGGAGGGGTATCTTCGCAGTCGACAAGAGTCTGGCTATACCTCTCGCATAACGGCGGGATTCTGCTGGCAGTGGAGCGATCCACGAAATGACGGCAGTCTGGTCGATGACGTGGTCATTGGAGCATGGCGCAAGCCCTGGAATCTCAGAGGTGCGCGAGCTGTAGGTGGAGCGCCCATATCCTCTCTCTGGGCCACTGACCCGTCAGGCTTTGAGCAGATCGGATGCATCTATACGGCCCAGGGATTCGAGTACGCCTGGAACGGAGTGATATTCGGGCCTGATCTGGTATGGCGCGGAAACGGGTGGCGTGCTGTTCGTGAAGGGAGCAAGGACTATGCTGTGAAAAAGGCGGCGCCAGAAGATTTCGATCGTCTCATACGAAACACTTACAAAGTGCTCCTCACGCGAGGACTGGCTGGAACCGTAATTTACTCAACCGACCCCGAGACTCGGGCCATGCTGGGTAATCTAATTCCAGCGAGGTTAAATTAGGATCCGTGAGTGAGCGCCCGTTCATCGACGACTCGATTTACCGAGGCCTGCGAGGAAATACCGGACGAGCGCACGTCGGAGTCGCGTTGTTCCTCAACGCCTCGTCCTATGCTATGCGTTGTTCGATCTGGCTGGCATTCTGTGCGGCGATGGGCAGGCAGGGTCGATGCCGATCGGCTGCGGCGGGCCCTGGCCGCGGTGCCACTGTCGAGAGACTGCGCCGACTCGGAGAAGACCCACAAGGACCGTGGCTGCGCTTCCGCCGATCTTCGCGGCCTGCCGCACGCAGGCAGGCTGTACGAACACTCGGCGTTGTCGAAG
This Streptomyces misionensis DNA region includes the following protein-coding sequences:
- a CDS encoding DUF2075 domain-containing protein; its protein translation is MSARSLSDQCSDGAFFERLARKYRSVLSRAPSPSERQSWENSLPALAEVLRDAGLDEVEVLIEYRLPLTSLRADVILAGSHPATGRPSYVIVELKQWSEARLVPGTDDLCLVPRMGNRPVLHPVAQVRRYCDYLQDFTNVLSDQEDAVAGVAYLHYAVDRDVSELLRHADAKAQLFTDTSRGELIRYLQGRLSALDGSPEGDSLLASPQAPGRQLMRAAAAEIIDGGAFLLMDEQEVAARLVKRAAGLSRQSDRKEVIVISGGPGSGKSVIALHLMGHLGRNGRSVVHATGSKSFTTTLRHVVGARNGRIPKLFRYFFDFTNAERNGLDVLICDEAHRIRQRSSGQGAYAGQRSGRSQVEELIDAARVPVFLLDEHQVVRPGEMGSVKAIDEAARARACIVRHVDLNSQFRCGGSRAYEYWVLRLLGLEPGGPIQWKLEENFELLVAESPQRMEGYLRSRQESGYTSRITAGFCWQWSDPRNDGSLVDDVVIGAWRKPWNLRGARAVGGAPISSLWATDPSGFEQIGCIYTAQGFEYAWNGVIFGPDLVWRGNGWRAVREGSKDYAVKKAAPEDFDRLIRNTYKVLLTRGLAGTVIYSTDPETRAMLGNLIPARLN
- a CDS encoding protein NO VEIN domain-containing protein; this encodes MQFDIWKTKRISLFLFEVREHFYAAGAPHWPDEEAENAIKYPVRFGIEPLALLRDVRLDEDGPLGIAASNAIRVSGTQRGMGNLIDMDPQPLLDAAGIPASWSEHQTVALNRTPGFTAEQVKPPKPPNRPPTGAGFVSDPKKRKAIELHAEDMAVAHYEREGWTVERLGKPYDLHCTRGREERRVEVKGTTGAATSVDLTINEVEHARDPQNTVDLFVVSDIKVDVRTDSYTASGGRVLHLHDWAPAEEDLRPRAFEYRLPLA